A stretch of the Marasmius oreades isolate 03SP1 chromosome 8, whole genome shotgun sequence genome encodes the following:
- the AMD1 gene encoding AMP deaminase: MNQKHLLRFIKSKMKRNPDDVVIFRDGAELTLKQVFESLKLTAYDLSIDTLDMHAHQDSFHRFDKFNLKYNPIGESRLREIFLKTDNYIQGHYLAELTKEVMTDLEQSKYQNCEWRLSIYGRELDDWDKLAKWVVDNKLYSHNVRWLIQVPRLYDVYKASGQVQSFEDILRNLFQPLFEVTKDPQSHPELHVFLQRVIGFDSVDDESKTERRVYKKFPYPRVWTDAQSPPYSYWMYYLYANMASLNNWRQKRGFNTFVLRPHSGEAGDTDHLTSAYLTSHSISHGILLRKVPALQYLFYLKQIGIAMSPLSNNALFLAYERNPLPEFFKTGLNVSLSTDDPLQFHFTKEPLLEEYSVAAHIYKMPQSSLAELARNSVIQSGFEMEVKRHWLGNEWYLHGAAGNDIHKTNVPNIRLIYRHQALLEELDLVYGRTPKSSTTRGRHALEGHQPTADTLAALAMEKR; encoded by the exons ATGAATCAGAAGCATCTTCTTCGCTTTATCAAGTCCAAGATGAAAAGAAATCCCGAT GATGTGGTCATTTTTAGAGATGGCGCCGAGCTCACCCTCAAACAAGTTTTTGAATCGTTGAAGCTCACGGCCTACGATCTTTCAATAGACACGCTAGACATGCACGCTCATCAAGATTCATTCCATCGTTTCGATAAATTTAACCTCAAATATAATCCGATTGGAGAATCACGATTGAGGGAAATATTCCTCAAGACCGATAACTATATCCAAGGTCATTACTTGGCTGAACTGACGAAAG AGGTTATGACTGATTTGGAGCAGAGCAAGTATCAG AATTGCGAATGGAGATTAAGTATCTATGGGAGAGAGCTAGATGATTGGGACAAGCTAGCAAAATGGGTCGTTGACAACAAATTATACTCACATAACGTCAGATGGCTTATCCAAGTACCTCGCCTATACGATGTCTACAAAGCCAGCGGACAAGTGCAGTCTTTTGAAGACATTCTTCGAA ATTTGTTCCAACCTCTATTTGAGGTTACGAAGGATCCGCAATCGCATCCGGAACTTCACGTCTTCCTACAACGCGTCATCGGGTTTGACAGCGTAGACGATGAATCAAAAACAGAACGTCGTGTTTATAAGAAATTCCCGTATCCACGAGTTTGGACCGACGCGCAGTCACCTCCTTACTCTTACTG GATGTATTACCTCTACGCCAACATGGCTAGCCTCAATAATTGGCGTCAGAAACGTGGTTTTA ATACATTTGTGTTACGACCGCACTCAGGCGAAGCCGGAGACACCGATCATTTGACTTCTGCATACCTTACCAGCCATTCCATTTCGCATGGCATTTTGCTCAGAAAGGTTCCAGCATTGCAGTACCTATTCTACCTGAAGCAGATCGGCATAGCCATGAGCCCGCTCAGCAACAATGCGCTTTTCCTCGCTTATGAGCGGAACCCTCTTCCGGAGTTCTTCAAAACGGGGCTCAATGTCAGTCTTAGCACGGACGATCCGCTTCAGTTCCATTTCACGAAG GAACCGTTGTTGGAGGAATACAGTGTTGCAGCTCAT ATCTACAAGATGCCACAAAGCTCGTTAGCAGAGCTCGCCCGCAATTCCGTTATACAAAGTGGATTTGAGATGGAGGTCAAAAGGCACTGGCTCGGCAATGAATGGTATCTTCATGGAGCAGCTGGTAACGACATCCATAAG ACCAACGTACCGAACATACGGCTGATATACAGACATCAGGCATTGCTTGAAGAATTGGATTTAGTGTACGGTAGGACGCCAAAGTCGTCCACCACTCGCGGCAGGCATGCGCTCGAAGGTCATCAGCCCACTGCTGACACTCTAGCAGCTTTGGCTATGGAGAAGCGTTAA